Proteins encoded within one genomic window of Pseudomonadota bacterium:
- the hslO gene encoding Hsp33 family molecular chaperone HslO encodes MDELSRDSLHRFLFEGCPVRGKLVHLDQSWRAILERYDYPQPVQRILGETMAATVLLASTVKFEGQITVQIQGDGPLTMVVIQCSNKLVLRGLARWQGEFDDASFEQLMSNGKMIISIENDADNQRYQGVVPVTGATVAESLRVYFDRSEQLPTRLWLASGDEAVAGMLLQRMPEHGVAPAEDFWDRVCLLASTIKTEELLELPERQLLNRLFNEDDLRLFDRLPVSFRCSCNRERVENMLRSLGADEIRDMVEERGIVSVHCEFCNKGYQFDRIDSAGLFLADPPAGEQSVH; translated from the coding sequence TTGGACGAGTTATCGCGCGACAGTCTGCACCGGTTTTTGTTTGAGGGCTGCCCGGTCCGCGGGAAACTCGTGCATCTCGATCAGTCCTGGCGCGCGATTCTGGAACGTTACGATTATCCGCAGCCCGTTCAACGAATCCTCGGCGAAACCATGGCCGCAACCGTGCTGCTCGCTTCTACTGTCAAGTTTGAGGGCCAGATAACCGTGCAGATCCAGGGCGACGGCCCGCTGACCATGGTCGTGATCCAGTGCAGCAACAAGTTGGTGCTCAGGGGGCTGGCCCGGTGGCAGGGCGAATTCGACGATGCCTCCTTCGAGCAGTTGATGAGCAATGGGAAAATGATCATCTCGATCGAGAATGATGCCGACAACCAGCGTTACCAGGGCGTCGTTCCGGTAACCGGGGCTACCGTTGCAGAAAGCCTGCGCGTGTATTTCGATCGCTCGGAGCAGTTGCCGACCCGGTTGTGGCTGGCCAGCGGCGACGAAGCGGTTGCCGGAATGCTGTTGCAGCGCATGCCGGAACACGGCGTAGCGCCCGCTGAAGATTTCTGGGATCGCGTTTGCCTGCTGGCATCGACGATCAAAACCGAGGAGCTGCTCGAACTGCCCGAACGGCAACTACTCAATCGTTTGTTCAACGAAGACGATCTGCGTCTTTTCGATCGTCTGCCGGTTTCGTTTCGCTGCAGTTGCAACCGCGAGCGAGTCGAAAACATGTTGAGAAGCCTCGGCGCGGATGAGATTCGCGACATGGTTGAAGAGCGCGGCATCGTCAGCGTGCATTGTGAATTTTGCAATAAAGGTTACCAGTTCGACCGCATCGATTCTGCCGGGCTGTTCCTGGCGGATCCGCCGGCGGGCGAGCAAAGCGTGCACTAG
- a CDS encoding YiiD C-terminal domain-containing protein: MNNDIASRPANFSHQTRRMEQWWREGIPLVAAMGARIEKLDDQELIVCAPLAPNRNHMATAFGGSLLALATLTGWGIAKLMAGETATHVVIQRSQMKFLLPVNGQLRARCRWPDDKKKERFNRSLATRNRARIDLEITLFSDAAVAAEFCGRFAALRDTGYG, translated from the coding sequence ATGAATAATGACATCGCGAGCCGACCGGCAAACTTTTCGCACCAAACCAGGCGTATGGAACAATGGTGGCGTGAAGGAATCCCGCTGGTTGCGGCCATGGGCGCGCGTATCGAAAAACTGGATGACCAGGAATTGATTGTCTGCGCGCCGCTCGCGCCAAACCGTAACCACATGGCGACTGCCTTCGGCGGCAGCCTGCTGGCGCTGGCAACGCTGACCGGATGGGGGATCGCAAAGCTGATGGCCGGAGAGACCGCAACCCACGTCGTAATCCAGCGTAGTCAGATGAAGTTTCTGCTACCGGTAAACGGTCAGCTGCGAGCCCGCTGCCGCTGGCCGGACGACAAAAAAAAAGAGCGTTTTAACAGGAGCCTGGCAACAAGGAATCGCGCCCGGATCGACCTGGAAATCACGCTGTTTTCAGACGCTGCCGTGGCCGCGGAGTTTTGCGGCCGCTTCGCCGCGCTGCGCGATACCGGCTACGGCTGA